TATTTTACCAAATGTATTTGCTGACATTGTTTTGTAGAACTAAAATAGGATGTAAATACTTGCTATTAAATTATAAAAAATAAAGCGTAGTCGGATAAAAAATTGGGAAACTACTGTAATTTAGCAAAAAGAAATACGATGACCATATTTATAACAGGAGCAACAGCAGGATTTGGAAAAGCTACAGCCGAGCTATTTGCCAAAAACGGATACAATTTAATTTTAGCTGGCAGAAGAGAAAACAGATTAAATTTTATTGCAAAAGATTTACAAAGCAAATATTCGATTAAGGTATTGACCTTATGTTTTGATGTTCGAAAATTAGAAGATGTAAAAAAAGCAATTGCTTCACTTACCCAAGAATGGCGAAACATAGACATTTTGGTAAACAATGCAGGCTTGGCAATGGGACTATCCTCTATTCAAGAGGGTAATATTGATGATTGGGAAATAATGATTGATACCAACATTAAAGGATTGTTATACATGACACGATTGATAACTCCTTTAATGATTGAAAAGCAGAAAGGACATATTATTAATATTGGGTCTATTGCAGGCAAAGAAGTGTATGCTAACGGAAATATTTATTGTGCCACCAAACATGCCGTTGATGCGCTAAACAAAGCCATGCGCATTGATTTACTTCCGCATCATATAAGAGTAACGGCAATTAATCCGGGAATGGCAGAAACAGAATTCTCTATTGTACGATTTAAAGGAGATGAAGAGCGTGCAAAAAAAACCTACCTTGGATTAAAACCTTTACAAGCCGAAGATATTGCCGAAACAATTTACTGGGTGGCAACACGACCGGCACATGTAAACATAAATGATTTGATTATAACACCCACTGTGCAAGCTAACGCTACAACTGTAATTCGAAAGAGTTAAGTTTTGAAATCTTTCAATTAGAATATTTTTAGGTATGCTCTCAAGAGAAGAAAAAATACGCTATAGCCGTCATATTATGATGTCGGAGTTTGGCATAGAAAACCAAGAAAAGCTAAAACAGAGCAAAGTATTAATAATTGGAGCAGGAGGCTTAGGATGTCCGGCATTGCAGTATTTAACAGCTGCAGGAGTTGGTACTATTGGAATTGTGGATGATGACACCGTTTCAGAATCAAACTTACAACGGCAAATTTTATTTACGAGAGATGATGTTGGAAAATTAAAAGTGGAAGTTGCGATTAAAAAACTTCAACTACAGAATCCATTCACACAATTTATTGGCTTTACAGAAAGACTAAATACTAAAAATGCACTATCAATACTTAACGATTTTGATTTACTAATTGATGGAAGCGATAATTTTGCGACACGTTACTTAGTAAATGATGCGTGTGTAATCCTAAACAAACCTTTTGTTTTTGGCTCCATACATAAATTTGAAGGGCAAGTAACAGTTTTCAATTACAGAAATGGCCCAACCTACCGTTGCTTATTTCCGGAGCCGGCAAGTATGACAGATACTCCAAACTGCGCTACAATTGGTGTATTAGGAGCACTACCCGGAATAGTAGGAACAATGCAGGCTACAGAAGCTATTAAAATAGTGTGCCAATTAGGAGAGAGCATCTCCGGCAAATTACTGGTGTTTAATTGTTTGCAAAACACCTATAACACTTATGAAATTGAATTGAATCCGGAAAATAAAAAGATAAAGGAACTTGAAAATAATTACGAACTACTTTGCTTCAACCCTAGCCTTGTTAATTCCATTTCACCACAAGAATTACATACAAAAATGCAGTTGGGAGAAGACATTGATATTATAGATGTTCGAGAGCCTTCTGAATTTGAGTTGTGCAAAATATCAGAAAAACTAATTCCGTTAAATACAATTCCGAATAATTACAATCAAATTGCAAAAAACAAAACGGTTGTATTGTACTGCCATCATGGAATGCGAAGTGCACAAGCAATTAAATTTTTACAAGAAAAATACAGTTATACCAATTTGTTAAACTTAGAAGGTGGAATACACCAATGGGCTATGACAGTTGACTCGTATGTACCGACATACTGACCGAACTAGTTGAAATAAAATGAATAAGTCCAAATTTATATTCTATCCATTTTAGTAGCTTAAAAAGATTATTTTTTGTATATTAAGCTATCGCTTTAACCACATTTTATGGCTGTTGAATCCGGCTTAGAAAAATTACTTAAAAAAAATTCCAACCTAAACGAACTTATATTAAACAAGATAGGAACCATTGCAATGGTTGCCGATAAAAATGCGAATATTGTTTATGTAAGCCCTTCAATTACGAAAATATTAGGATACACACCACAAGAAATTTCAGGACAAAATTGGTGGTTATTAGCACATTCAGATTCCGTAAAACGAGAAGAATATATTACATCTGTAAAGAATTGCATTACAGGAAGCGCTCCGTTAAACAAAACAGTTCACACCAATCCGGTAAGAGATAAAAATGGCACTATTAAATGGATTCAATGGCAAGATTCGCTTATTCCGGGAGAGTATTTAATTGGCATAGGGCAAGAAGTAACGGATAATATTTTTCAACAAGAAATTATTAAAATTCAAAACAAACAATTAGAGCTACTATCACAAGTAGCTAGCAAAACAGACAATATCGTATTGATACTTGATGGCATTGGAGATATTTTATGGGTAAGTCCTAGTTTTGAAAATTTACATCATTTGTCGTACGAAAAATTTACAGAAACATTTGGCAAATCAATATTTCAAGCGAGTAATTTTCCGGACATACGAAACTTGTTTACAAAATGTATTACTACAAAAAAGACTGTTAACTACCAATCGTTAAATAAAAAAGTAAAAGGGCAAGAAGTATGGGAATTGTCAACAATGACGCCCGTGGTAGATCAGAATGGAAAAATAAAATACGTAACAATCATTGACAGTGATATTTCGGCAAGAAAAAAACTGGAACTGGAAAAAAATTCAAAGCACAAAGATTTATTGGATGCTCTTAAATATGCTAAACACATCCAATCTTTTTTACTTCCGGAATTCGAACATTTAAAAAATGATTTCTCTGATGTTTTTCTATACTCACAACCCAAAAATATTGTAAGTGGTGATTTTTATTGGTTTAAAAAGTATGGCAACGAATATTTTTTTATGGTTGGAGATTGCACAGGGCATGGAGTTCCTGCAGCCATGCTAAGTATGGTAACAATTACATTAATGAATCGTATTTGCAAACAAAATAAAGATCTTCCCATTAACCAAATTGTTAAAGAATTTTATTCCAACTTTAACCACTTGTTTAATTCAAAAGTGAAAGACAATGTGTTAAACGATACGGTGGACTTAGCATTTTTTAAAATAAATTTCGAAACAGACGAACTACATTTTTATGGCATAAATAGGCCGTTGTATTTAGTAGCCAACAATGAACTAGTTCCATTTAAAGGCTATCGAATGCCAATATACAATGCCAATGCAGATGTTTTTGCAAGGCCTCCACTTATCTATTCGTTAAAAAAAGGAGATTTGATTTACGCATTTTCCGATGGTTTTTATGATCAATTTGGGGGTGTTTATGATAAAAAATTCTTAATAAAGAAATTCAAACATGAATTGGTGAGTCTAACTCAAACACCGTTTACAGATCATCAAAAATATTTAGAGAATAAATTTAATTCCTGGAAAGGCAAAAGTGAACAGACAGACGATGTATTGGTATTTGCACTTAATTACTAAGTATGGAAGAAAAAATAGCTACAGAGAATAAAAACATTTTTTCTAATCTAATTATTAACGAAACTTCATCTATTATTCTTATAACAGATGAAAATGCAAATATTATTTTTGCTAACCCCACTATTACTAAGGTGTTAGGATATTCAGTAAACGAACTTATAGGAACCGGCTGGTGGGAAAAAACTAGAAACAATCAAGATGATGTAGCTGAATTTAAAAAATATGTATCCGATTGTGCAAAAGGAATAAAAGAAATTGACACTAAAACATACATCAATTCCCTGCTTGATAAATCGGGCAATAAAAGATACATACAATGGCAAGACTCTTTATTAATGGATGGATACATTATTGGAGTTGGGCAAGATGTAACCGAGGAAAAAACAAACGAACAAATAATTATTGAACAAAACAAGCAATTAGAGCTACTGTCGTTGGTTGCTAACAATACAGATAACGTTATCTTAATTTTAAACAGCAAAGGAGATTTAATTTGGGTAAGCGATAGTTTTGAACGTTTTCATGGCTTAACATTAAATCAGTTTATATCCCAACGTGGGAAAAATATTACTCAAATAAGCAACAATAAAAACATCAAAAATTATTTCGAAATATGTGTTGCTGAAAAAAAATCGTTCAACTACGAATCAATCAACAAATATCAAGACACGAAGGAAATATGGGGATTTTCAACCATGTCTCCTATTTTAGATGAAGACGGAAATGTAAAGTATATCATAATCGTTGACTCCGACATTAGTGATCAAAAAAAAATAGAGAAAGAGCTTTCTCAAGTAAATAAAGATATTACCGATAGTCTTGTTTATGCTAACAGAATTCAGTCGTTTCTATTTCCTGAATTACCTGAACTGAAAAAATATTTTTCAGACTGTTACTTATTGTACAAACCCAAAGAAATTATCAGTGGAGATTTTTATTGGTATCACGAAACTGAAAGCCAATTTTATTTTGCCATTGGAGATTGCACCGGGCATGGAATACCGGCTGCAATGATGAGCATGATTGGCATTACATTACTCAATAGATATACAAAAGCCAATCAATTTAAAACACCGGCAAAAGTAATAAGTTCGTTGTTTAATAACCTAAATACCTTGTTTAAGAAAACGTATGCTGTTCAAAAATTAAACGACAGCATGGATTAATCTTTTTTCACTTTTGATAAAAAAACAAGAGTGCTAACTTATTCCGGGATAAATAGACCATTGTTCATTTATCAAAACAGCAATTTAATTGAATTAAAAGGCAGCAAATTTACATTCAACAAAAGTGACGATGTATCTAAAGGTATTATTGTGGAACAATCTATTGAATTAAACAAAGGCACTATTATATATGCATGTTCAGACGGATATCAAGACCAATTTGGAGGGCCAAACAATAAAAAGTTTTCGAGTGGTAGTTTTAAAAAGATACTTCAAAAGTGTGCACAAAAAGAGTATATAGAGCAAAAATATTTTTTAAATCGCACCATTGAAAACTGGAGAGGCGAAAACGAACAAACTGATGATATTCTTGTATTTTCACTAAAAATTTAACTTAAACGACTTATGCTACAAAACGCAGACATTATAAACACTATAGGTGTAACATTAATTTTAATTGGTTTTCTATTGCTAGTATTCAATGTAGTAGATCAAAAAAGCAAAACCTATTTGCTATGTAATTTTTTCGGATCGTCCATTGCAGGTTATGGAGCGTATCTAATGGGATCTATTCCATTTATTGTTTTAGAAACAGTTTGGGCAATTGTTTCGTTTTTTGCACTTTTTAAGAAGAAATAATTTTTACAATTTTCAAGCAAATACGCTTGGGGCCTTATCTTTCAAGTTGTAGTTAGACGACATAACCTCTCCGTAGGCACCAGTAGTGCGTATAGCTATAATATCGCCCCTTTCGGTTATTGGTAAATCTACAGCCTTTCCAAAACAATCGGACGATTCGCAAATTGGTCCAACAACATCATACTTAAAACTATGCATTTGATTCTGTTTAGATAGATTCTCAATCTTATGATACGATTGATATAACGCAGGTCGTATCAAAT
The Bacteroidota bacterium DNA segment above includes these coding regions:
- a CDS encoding SDR family oxidoreductase, with protein sequence MTIFITGATAGFGKATAELFAKNGYNLILAGRRENRLNFIAKDLQSKYSIKVLTLCFDVRKLEDVKKAIASLTQEWRNIDILVNNAGLAMGLSSIQEGNIDDWEIMIDTNIKGLLYMTRLITPLMIEKQKGHIINIGSIAGKEVYANGNIYCATKHAVDALNKAMRIDLLPHHIRVTAINPGMAETEFSIVRFKGDEERAKKTYLGLKPLQAEDIAETIYWVATRPAHVNINDLIITPTVQANATTVIRKS
- the moeB gene encoding molybdopterin-synthase adenylyltransferase MoeB, whose product is MLSREEKIRYSRHIMMSEFGIENQEKLKQSKVLIIGAGGLGCPALQYLTAAGVGTIGIVDDDTVSESNLQRQILFTRDDVGKLKVEVAIKKLQLQNPFTQFIGFTERLNTKNALSILNDFDLLIDGSDNFATRYLVNDACVILNKPFVFGSIHKFEGQVTVFNYRNGPTYRCLFPEPASMTDTPNCATIGVLGALPGIVGTMQATEAIKIVCQLGESISGKLLVFNCLQNTYNTYEIELNPENKKIKELENNYELLCFNPSLVNSISPQELHTKMQLGEDIDIIDVREPSEFELCKISEKLIPLNTIPNNYNQIAKNKTVVLYCHHGMRSAQAIKFLQEKYSYTNLLNLEGGIHQWAMTVDSYVPTY
- a CDS encoding PAS domain S-box protein; this translates as MAVESGLEKLLKKNSNLNELILNKIGTIAMVADKNANIVYVSPSITKILGYTPQEISGQNWWLLAHSDSVKREEYITSVKNCITGSAPLNKTVHTNPVRDKNGTIKWIQWQDSLIPGEYLIGIGQEVTDNIFQQEIIKIQNKQLELLSQVASKTDNIVLILDGIGDILWVSPSFENLHHLSYEKFTETFGKSIFQASNFPDIRNLFTKCITTKKTVNYQSLNKKVKGQEVWELSTMTPVVDQNGKIKYVTIIDSDISARKKLELEKNSKHKDLLDALKYAKHIQSFLLPEFEHLKNDFSDVFLYSQPKNIVSGDFYWFKKYGNEYFFMVGDCTGHGVPAAMLSMVTITLMNRICKQNKDLPINQIVKEFYSNFNHLFNSKVKDNVLNDTVDLAFFKINFETDELHFYGINRPLYLVANNELVPFKGYRMPIYNANADVFARPPLIYSLKKGDLIYAFSDGFYDQFGGVYDKKFLIKKFKHELVSLTQTPFTDHQKYLENKFNSWKGKSEQTDDVLVFALNY
- a CDS encoding PAS domain S-box protein, producing the protein MEEKIATENKNIFSNLIINETSSIILITDENANIIFANPTITKVLGYSVNELIGTGWWEKTRNNQDDVAEFKKYVSDCAKGIKEIDTKTYINSLLDKSGNKRYIQWQDSLLMDGYIIGVGQDVTEEKTNEQIIIEQNKQLELLSLVANNTDNVILILNSKGDLIWVSDSFERFHGLTLNQFISQRGKNITQISNNKNIKNYFEICVAEKKSFNYESINKYQDTKEIWGFSTMSPILDEDGNVKYIIIVDSDISDQKKIEKELSQVNKDITDSLVYANRIQSFLFPELPELKKYFSDCYLLYKPKEIISGDFYWYHETESQFYFAIGDCTGHGIPAAMMSMIGITLLNRYTKANQFKTPAKVISSLFNNLNTLFKKTYAVQKLNDSMD
- a CDS encoding SpoIIE family protein phosphatase codes for the protein MLTYSGINRPLFIYQNSNLIELKGSKFTFNKSDDVSKGIIVEQSIELNKGTIIYACSDGYQDQFGGPNNKKFSSGSFKKILQKCAQKEYIEQKYFLNRTIENWRGENEQTDDILVFSLKI